The Cyprinus carpio isolate SPL01 chromosome A5, ASM1834038v1, whole genome shotgun sequence genome has a segment encoding these proteins:
- the LOC109111010 gene encoding U4/U6.U5 tri-snRNP-associated protein 2-like, whose product MIAGVKRERDVDEDEEEEVRVKVGRSHGVEDRRSRHCPYLDTINRSVLDFDFEKLCSISLSHINVYACLICGKYFQGRGQKSHAYIHSVQFAHHVFLNLHTLKFYCLPDNYEIIDSSLDYITYVLKPTFTKQHIAGLDKHGKLYRAYDGTTYLPGIVGLNNIKANDYANVVLQALSNVPPLRNYFLEEENYRRIRRPPGDIMFLLVQRFGELMRKLWNPRNFKAHVSPHEMLQAVVLCSKKTFQITKQGDAVDFLSWFLNALHGALGGTKKKSSILTKVFQGSMRIFSKKLPHPDLPPEEKEALLLKDEYQEEMSESTFLYLTLDLPTAPLYKDEKEQLIIPQVPLFNILAKFNGNNEKEYKTYKENFLKRFQLTKLPPYLIFCIKRFTKNNFFVEKNPTIVNFPITNVDLREYLTEEAQVTEKITTYDLVANIVHDGKPTEGSYRIHVLHHGTGKWYELQDLQVIDILPQMITLSEAYIQIWKRQDKDDGAENHTGA is encoded by the exons ATGATCGCAGGCGTGAAACGGGAGAGGGACGTTGATGAAGACGAAGAGGAAG AGGTGCGCGTGAAAGTGGGTCGTTCTCATGGTGTGGAAGACAGAAGAAGCCGCCACTGTCCGTATCTGGACACAATCAACAG gaGTGTTTTGGATTTTGACTTTGAGAAGCTTTGTTCAATCTCGCTCTCTCATATTAACGTCTACGCCTGTCTGATCTGTGGGAAGTATTTCCAAG GTCGAGGTCAGAAGTCTCACGCGTACATCCACAGCGTTCAGTTCGCGCACCATGTTTTCCTGAATCTCCACACTTTAAAGTTTTACTGCCTGCCGGACAATTATGAGATCATCGACTCCTCGTTAGATTACATCAC GTATGTGCTGAAGCCCACGTTCACCAAACAGCATATCGCTGGTTTGGATAAGCATGGGAAGCTGTACAGAGCCTACGATGGCACGACCTATCTTCCAGGAATTGTGGGTCTGAATAATATCAAGGCCAATGACTACGCTAATGTGGTTTTGCAG gCTTTGTCAAACGTGCCGCCTCTGCGGAACTACTTCCTCGAGGAGGAGAACTATCGCAGAATCCGCCGGCCGCCGGGTGACATCATGTTTCTGTTGGTGCAGCGCTTCGGCGAGCTCATGCGCAAGCTCTGGAACCCGCGTAACTTCAAAGCCCACGTGTCGCCGCATGAAATGTTGCAGGCCGTGGTGTTGTGCAGCAAAAAGACCTTTCAGATCACTAAACAAG GGGACGCTGTTGACTTTCTGTCCTGGTTCCTGAATGCACTGCACGGTGCTCTTGGTGGGACAAAGAAGAAATCAT CCATCCTCACCAAGGTGTTTCAGGGGTCCATGCGGATCTTCTCAAAGAAGCTTCCTCATCCAGATTTG CCTCCAGAAGAGAAAGAAGCCCTTCTCCTTAAGGACGAGTACCAGGAGGAGATGTCCGAGTCCACCTTCCTGTACCTGACGCTGGATCTGCCCACCGCACCCCTCTACAAAGATGAGAAGGAGCAGCTCATCATTCCTCAGGTCCCTCTCTTCAACATCCTGGCCAAGTTCAACGGAAACAACGAGAAG GAGTACAAGACGTACAAAGAGAACTTTCTGAAAAGGTTCCAGCTCACCAAACTTCCTCCGTACCTCATCTTCTGCATCAAGCGATTCACCAAGAACAACTTCTTTGTGGAGAAGAACCCGACCATTGTCAACTTCCCCATCAC GAACGTTGATTTGCGCGAGTACCTGACAGAAGAGGCGCAGGTTACAGAGAAGATCACCACCTACGACCTGGTGGCCAATATAGTTCACGATGGAAAGCCCACTGAGGGATCCTACAGAATCCATGTTCTGCATCAC GGCACAGGGAAGTGGTACGAGCTTCAAGACCTGCAGGTGATTGATATCCTTCCACAGATGATCACGCTCTCAGAGGCTTACATACAG ATTTGGAAGAGACAAGATAAAGACGATGGAGCAGAAAACCATACTGGGGCGTAG
- the LOC109111027 gene encoding UPF0561 protein C2orf68 homolog isoform X2, with the protein MEVMCDAEGESVKYKPGGRLDMSHGFLRHIRRNQIARDDYDREVKQAKEKQRRRHTTTPRRPRRPDRQVYHPRLRNGSEPGVNAEAEDWNESSSGTEPENTGTELFWLDYQADSGQITSLIVHKFCFFCSFLPQRKKEGNCDFYLTIWTFILSIQNLYLFSEF; encoded by the exons ATGGAGGTCATGTGTGACGCAGAGGGGGAGAGTGTTAAATACAAGCCCGGCGGGCGTCTGGACATGAGCCACGGGTTCCTGCGGCACATCAGGAGGAACCAGATCGCCAG GGATGATTATGACAGAGAAGTAAAGCAGGCTAAGGAGAAACAGAGGCGCAGACACACCACCACCCCTCGGCGTCCTCGGAGACCCGACCGTCAGGTCTATCACCCGCGCCTCCGGA ATGGATCTGAACCTGGTGTGAATGCGGAGGCAGAGGACTGGAATGAGAGCAGCTCTGGCACAGAGCCGGAGAACACTGGCACAGAGCTGTTCTGGCTCGATTATCAAGCTGACAGCGGCCAAATTACATCTCTCATTGTCCATAAG ttctgttttttttgttcctttctgccacagagaaagaaagaaggtaattgtgacttttatctcacaatttggacttttattCTCTCGATTCAGAATTTAtatcttttctcagaattctaa
- the LOC109111027 gene encoding UPF0561 protein C2orf68 homolog isoform X1, giving the protein MEVMCDAEGESVKYKPGGRLDMSHGFLRHIRRNQIARDDYDREVKQAKEKQRRRHTTTPRRPRRPDRQVYHPRLRNGSEPGVNAEAEDWNESSSGTEPENTGTELFWLDYQADSGQITSLIVHKEDKPEVIVERVAEKNALDSAMRAALLARVGQEMDKRCDKR; this is encoded by the exons ATGGAGGTCATGTGTGACGCAGAGGGGGAGAGTGTTAAATACAAGCCCGGCGGGCGTCTGGACATGAGCCACGGGTTCCTGCGGCACATCAGGAGGAACCAGATCGCCAG GGATGATTATGACAGAGAAGTAAAGCAGGCTAAGGAGAAACAGAGGCGCAGACACACCACCACCCCTCGGCGTCCTCGGAGACCCGACCGTCAGGTCTATCACCCGCGCCTCCGGA ATGGATCTGAACCTGGTGTGAATGCGGAGGCAGAGGACTGGAATGAGAGCAGCTCTGGCACAGAGCCGGAGAACACTGGCACAGAGCTGTTCTGGCTCGATTATCAAGCTGACAGCGGCCAAATTACATCTCTCATTGTCCATAAG GAGGACAAGCCAGAAGTTATTGTGGAACGCGTGGCAGAAAAGAATGCTCTGGACTCGGCCATGAGGGCGGCGCTGTTGGCACGTGTGGGACAGGAAATGGACAAGCGCTGTGACAAacgctga